In uncultured Methanobrevibacter sp., the following are encoded in one genomic region:
- a CDS encoding U32 family peptidase has product MVLEELLAPAGSPEVLTIAINAGADAVYIAGQNYGARAYAKNFTMEEIEKAVEYAHLNGSKIHVTVNTLVNNFEIVDVLQYLFKLYKIGVDAVIVQDFGLIWLLKTFIPDLEVHASTQMGLNNYSSIKWAGKNNIKRVVLPREVTLSQIKQINAQLEKDNIDMDIEVFGHGALCYCVSGKCYMSSYNSGRSGNRGACAQPCRREYRLKYRGYNIGNGYLLSTHDLATYDNLEAISNAGVKSLKLEGRMKSGDYIGTIVNSYRNLIDGNPGDYKKDLHLVFNRHFTNGYMLGDNPGEVMGRSHSGHEGLYIGDITNIEDTKVTIEIKNKEIPVILEPGDGIAFKYNGKIKGIYLENIIKQDENEIIIDTTRLVKVGTEVFISYSKSTHEYLKQFEKETIRNNVGIDLSLTWDENLNLFTKVEFYIDDELINFRHKTLDKFEKAKNKPLTEETIEKQLKKTGGTPFYIENIRFNNMPKDIFIPIREINQIRREILDTATDLLLKHYTPTKKSVKAVRKNLTKFIDDYDADPGKIKNKNPKLSIFIDDIAQIKAASGFDLKKIYFDGNCHYNNPEDYFKNIKETLKKGSLMAAPTEFVWVLSSFISEEDAVRCREIVKELENEGIIISVMGDFPGMDEIFDCRIYGNHNLNVWNSFCVHNLNAAGFKSLILSSELSGREIKEISLKNHDRNIDLEMIVNGNLEVIVSKDDFTNLNDGKDFIISNDADYATLEDKKRKKFKYKIFFDYNRQSHIINKDCLCLIEEMNEIKEFGLDSLILDCRYSNEKYTTQILSIYNESLKNKEQDELTEYKYQIMDFSQSYINKGNFIEGRLHENS; this is encoded by the coding sequence ATGGTTTTAGAAGAATTATTAGCTCCAGCAGGTTCACCAGAAGTGCTGACAATCGCAATCAATGCAGGTGCTGATGCAGTTTATATCGCTGGACAGAATTATGGTGCTAGAGCATATGCTAAAAACTTTACAATGGAAGAAATTGAAAAGGCAGTTGAATATGCTCACTTAAACGGCAGCAAAATACATGTTACCGTCAACACATTAGTTAACAATTTTGAAATTGTGGACGTATTGCAATACTTATTTAAATTATATAAAATTGGAGTTGACGCTGTAATTGTACAGGATTTTGGATTAATTTGGCTTTTAAAGACTTTTATTCCAGATTTGGAAGTTCACGCATCAACACAAATGGGTTTGAACAACTATTCATCAATCAAATGGGCTGGCAAAAACAATATAAAAAGAGTAGTTCTTCCAAGAGAAGTGACACTAAGCCAAATCAAGCAAATAAACGCACAACTTGAAAAAGACAACATTGACATGGATATTGAAGTATTTGGCCATGGTGCACTTTGTTACTGTGTTAGCGGCAAATGTTACATGTCATCATACAATAGTGGAAGAAGCGGTAACAGAGGAGCCTGTGCACAACCATGCAGACGAGAATATCGTTTAAAATACAGAGGATACAATATTGGGAATGGATACCTCCTATCAACACATGACCTTGCTACATATGATAATTTAGAAGCCATTTCCAATGCAGGAGTCAAATCCCTTAAATTAGAAGGAAGAATGAAATCAGGAGACTATATTGGAACCATTGTAAACAGTTACAGGAACTTAATAGATGGAAACCCAGGAGATTACAAAAAAGATTTACATCTTGTTTTTAACAGACATTTTACTAACGGATATATGCTTGGAGACAATCCAGGAGAAGTGATGGGCAGAAGCCACTCCGGCCATGAAGGATTATACATCGGAGACATCACCAACATCGAAGATACAAAAGTTACAATTGAAATCAAAAACAAAGAAATTCCAGTAATTTTAGAACCTGGAGACGGAATAGCTTTCAAATACAATGGCAAAATCAAAGGAATCTATTTGGAAAACATCATAAAGCAAGATGAAAATGAGATTATCATAGACACAACAAGGCTAGTTAAGGTTGGAACAGAAGTGTTCATAAGCTATTCCAAATCAACTCACGAATACTTGAAACAATTTGAAAAGGAAACCATAAGAAATAATGTGGGAATTGACCTATCATTAACATGGGATGAAAACTTGAATTTGTTTACCAAAGTGGAATTTTACATTGACGATGAACTGATTAATTTTAGACATAAGACCTTGGATAAATTTGAAAAAGCTAAAAATAAACCGTTGACTGAAGAAACAATTGAAAAACAACTTAAAAAAACCGGCGGAACACCATTTTACATTGAAAATATTAGATTCAACAATATGCCGAAAGACATTTTCATACCAATTCGTGAAATTAACCAGATTAGGCGTGAAATCCTGGACACTGCAACTGATTTGCTGTTGAAACATTATACCCCAACTAAAAAATCAGTTAAGGCAGTCCGCAAAAACTTAACAAAATTCATTGACGATTATGATGCAGACCCTGGAAAAATCAAAAATAAAAATCCAAAGCTATCAATATTTATTGATGATATTGCACAAATTAAAGCTGCATCAGGATTTGATTTGAAAAAAATCTATTTTGATGGAAATTGCCACTACAACAACCCTGAAGACTATTTCAAAAACATTAAAGAAACATTGAAAAAGGGAAGTTTAATGGCTGCCCCAACCGAATTCGTTTGGGTTTTATCATCATTCATATCCGAAGAAGATGCAGTCAGATGCAGGGAAATTGTTAAAGAACTTGAAAATGAGGGAATCATTATTTCAGTCATGGGAGATTTCCCTGGAATGGATGAAATATTTGACTGCAGGATATATGGAAATCATAATCTGAATGTTTGGAACAGTTTTTGTGTTCACAATTTAAATGCTGCAGGATTTAAATCATTGATATTGTCTTCAGAACTTTCAGGCCGTGAAATTAAGGAGATATCCCTCAAAAATCATGACAGAAATATTGATCTTGAAATGATTGTTAACGGAAATCTGGAAGTTATTGTAAGTAAAGACGATTTTACCAATTTAAATGATGGAAAAGACTTTATTATTTCAAACGATGCAGATTATGCAACTTTGGAAGATAAAAAAAGAAAAAAATTCAAATATAAAATATTTTTCGACTATAATCGCCAAAGCCACATAATAAATAAGGATTGCTTGTGTTTAATTGAAGAAATGAATGAAATTAAAGAGTTTGGTCTTGATTCATTAATTTTGGACTGCAGATATTCGAATGAAAAATACACTACACAAATTTTATCAATTTACAATGAAAGTCTTAAAAATAAAGAGCAGGATGAGCTGACCGAATACAAATATCAGATTATGGATTTCTCACAGTCATACATTAACAAAGGAAATTTTATTGAAGGTAGATTACATGAGAATTCCTGA
- the tmk gene encoding dTMP kinase, translating into MYIVFEGIDGAGKSTQIGMLKEWLEANGFRVETLVEPTDSEVGKLIRRILQRPDATTDHVQKTLGLLFAADRMLIMDKLEDKSKIFISDRSFISSLAYQEPADWIEVLNKYAKKPDLLLLLDLDVAKSVARTSGKDTFENETFLTGVKGNYLKLAENYTCEIIDANNGVNKVSSDIKKAVAPYLGICPDCIR; encoded by the coding sequence ATGTATATAGTTTTTGAAGGAATAGATGGTGCTGGAAAATCAACTCAAATTGGAATGTTGAAAGAATGGCTTGAGGCTAATGGATTTAGGGTAGAGACATTGGTTGAACCAACTGATTCTGAAGTAGGAAAATTGATTCGAAGAATTTTGCAACGCCCTGATGCAACTACTGACCATGTCCAAAAAACTTTGGGTTTGCTTTTTGCAGCTGACAGGATGTTGATAATGGATAAACTGGAAGACAAATCTAAAATATTCATTTCAGACAGGTCTTTCATATCTTCACTGGCATACCAGGAACCTGCCGATTGGATTGAAGTTCTTAACAAATATGCTAAAAAACCTGATTTGTTGTTATTGTTGGATTTGGATGTTGCCAAATCAGTTGCAAGAACCTCTGGTAAGGATACTTTTGAAAATGAAACTTTTTTGACTGGTGTTAAAGGAAACTATTTAAAATTGGCTGAAAATTATACATGTGAGATAATTGATGCTAATAATGGTGTAAATAAAGTGTCTTCAGATATTAAGAAAGCTGTAGCACCATATCTGGGAATTTGCCCGGATTGCATAAGGTAA
- the mtaA gene encoding methylcobamide:CoM methyltransferase MtaA → MNYKENLKNALTGQTVERKPFVSVTQLGTIDAMNHYGLKWPDAHKDANQMATLASSLYELAGLECARLPFCLTVEAEALGCDVNLGSNERVPEVEISPFEYADDIEATDDFTKRGRIPVVLEAIDILKEKYEELPIIVGITGPFTLTGHLLGIENLVRYMKTDIEEVEIAVENCVDVSMDYIEEIQNHGADVICVNEPTASPELIAPDDFKSLIKPNLEDLADYIEVLKVLHICGSTQPIIKDMATCGFDGISVEEAVDIPQAQKEIIEDNCVILGNISTSKTLLSGNSDEVKGDVKKAIDDGIDILAPSCGIAPNTPLDNIKAAISERNEYFNL, encoded by the coding sequence ATGAATTATAAAGAAAACCTTAAAAACGCACTTACAGGACAAACAGTTGAAAGAAAACCATTTGTAAGTGTAACTCAACTCGGAACAATAGATGCAATGAACCATTATGGACTAAAATGGCCAGATGCACACAAAGATGCCAATCAAATGGCGACACTTGCAAGCTCTTTATATGAACTTGCAGGACTTGAATGTGCAAGATTACCATTCTGCCTAACTGTAGAAGCAGAAGCATTGGGATGTGATGTTAATCTCGGAAGTAACGAAAGGGTTCCAGAGGTTGAAATCTCACCATTTGAATATGCTGATGATATTGAAGCTACAGATGATTTTACAAAAAGAGGAAGAATACCTGTTGTTTTAGAAGCAATTGATATCTTAAAAGAAAAATATGAAGAATTACCAATAATTGTTGGAATTACCGGCCCATTCACATTAACAGGACATCTGCTTGGAATTGAAAATCTTGTAAGATATATGAAAACAGACATCGAAGAAGTGGAAATAGCAGTTGAAAACTGTGTTGATGTGAGCATGGACTACATTGAAGAAATCCAAAATCACGGAGCAGATGTAATATGTGTTAACGAACCAACTGCATCTCCAGAATTAATAGCACCTGATGATTTTAAATCATTGATTAAACCTAATCTTGAAGATTTGGCCGATTACATTGAAGTATTAAAAGTATTGCACATCTGCGGATCCACACAGCCTATTATTAAAGATATGGCAACCTGTGGATTTGATGGAATCAGTGTTGAAGAGGCTGTTGACATTCCTCAAGCACAAAAAGAAATAATCGAAGACAATTGTGTTATCCTTGGAAATATTTCAACTTCAAAAACATTGCTCAGCGGCAATTCAGATGAAGTTAAAGGAGATGTCAAAAAAGCGATTGATGATGGAATCGACATTCTGGCTCCAAGTTGCGGGATTGCTCCAAATACCCCATTAGATAACATTAAAGCTGCAATCAGCGAACGAAATGAATATTTTAATCTTTAA
- a CDS encoding methylamine methyltransferase corrinoid protein reductive activase: MAEHTGIAIDIGTSGIRAQSYDLTTEKTISTAITLRHPLPGANVIDHLHFAIDIGQNQAHKLLINAINKVINSLDINNVERLSVCGNPIQLSLFNNIEIRDLAYWGKNALKNQNITPPSRKSKKINASEIGLDVPPNTYVYIPPAIKHEIGADALAMLYKSGALDKDEDSLIIDFGTNAEMALIVEGEIYTASAAAGPAIEGQTIEKGRLASPNTICDIAKEGNNWRMKILDDDLLVQNGDLINPLNGDSIEKSDMTACGITGTGVIAAFCLGIEDGIIENGKIKEKIYFQDDIYLTENDINNIGKALGAFRAAELTLAESSDIYLDEIDSVYMAGASGFYVDALKSMKIGQIPPSSTEVFQIGNTSLAMAKDIVLNPQLLDELQQIADDIENNHIMLATSEIFEKIYSLELAIYEEGLPFEKYEEWLSKYGYQEMPPLEENPQIHKLFEKDISDAGDKPIKSIDISNTMKTTFDDCISCMECVNNCPENALSLKKNEFSLRSDLCSGLGCLRCVRNCKQNVFKYNQFYKKSDKNEL; encoded by the coding sequence ATGGCAGAACATACTGGAATTGCAATAGATATTGGAACAAGTGGTATCAGAGCCCAAAGCTATGATTTAACCACTGAAAAAACAATATCTACAGCAATCACTTTAAGACATCCTTTACCTGGTGCAAATGTAATTGACCATTTGCATTTTGCTATTGATATTGGGCAGAATCAAGCCCATAAATTATTAATTAATGCAATTAATAAAGTCATTAACAGTTTAGATATTAACAATGTTGAAAGATTATCAGTTTGTGGGAATCCAATTCAATTATCTCTTTTCAACAATATTGAAATAAGAGATTTGGCTTATTGGGGAAAAAATGCACTGAAAAATCAAAACATCACACCCCCTTCCAGAAAATCCAAAAAGATAAATGCATCTGAAATTGGATTAGACGTTCCTCCAAATACCTACGTTTATATCCCTCCTGCAATTAAGCATGAAATCGGAGCGGACGCACTGGCAATGCTTTATAAATCAGGAGCTCTTGATAAGGATGAGGATTCATTGATAATTGATTTTGGAACAAATGCCGAAATGGCATTGATTGTAGAAGGAGAAATTTACACCGCTTCAGCAGCTGCAGGACCTGCAATTGAAGGTCAGACAATTGAAAAAGGAAGATTGGCTTCCCCAAATACAATTTGTGATATTGCAAAGGAAGGCAATAATTGGAGAATGAAAATCCTTGATGATGATTTGCTTGTTCAAAATGGAGATTTGATAAATCCACTCAATGGAGATTCCATTGAAAAAAGTGACATGACCGCTTGTGGAATAACAGGAACCGGTGTAATTGCAGCATTCTGCCTTGGAATAGAAGATGGAATCATTGAAAACGGGAAAATCAAAGAAAAAATCTACTTTCAGGATGACATTTATTTAACTGAAAACGATATAAACAATATAGGGAAAGCCTTGGGCGCTTTCAGAGCTGCTGAATTGACTTTAGCTGAAAGTTCGGATATTTATTTGGATGAAATTGATTCAGTTTATATGGCTGGAGCATCAGGATTTTATGTTGATGCATTGAAGTCTATGAAAATAGGTCAGATTCCACCATCTTCAACAGAAGTATTCCAAATTGGAAATACTTCCCTTGCAATGGCTAAAGACATTGTTTTGAATCCGCAACTTCTTGATGAACTGCAACAGATAGCTGACGATATTGAAAACAATCATATAATGCTTGCCACTTCAGAAATTTTTGAAAAGATATATTCACTGGAATTGGCGATTTATGAAGAGGGATTGCCCTTTGAAAAGTATGAGGAATGGCTTTCAAAATATGGATATCAGGAAATGCCTCCCCTTGAAGAAAACCCCCAAATTCATAAATTATTTGAAAAGGACATATCCGATGCTGGAGATAAACCCATTAAAAGCATTGACATTTCTAATACCATGAAAACAACATTTGATGATTGCATTTCATGCATGGAATGTGTGAATAATTGTCCGGAAAATGCATTATCCTTAAAGAAAAATGAATTCAGTTTAAGAAGCGATTTGTGTTCAGGACTTGGATGCTTAAGATGTGTCAGAAACTGCAAACAGAATGTATTTAAATACAATCAATTTTACAAAAAAAGTGATAAAAATGAATTATAA
- the mtaC gene encoding methanol--corrinoid protein MtaC: MSYKDLEDKITQDKIAIRYNVVAEGAAMKAEDYPEVKEILPTEEPFRKIALEILYEDKINALKDVKKSLEEGYSPIELINNALMKGIDAVSTLYTKGVYFLPDLMLAGDAMMESVKECEKVLGRKSDTKGTVVCFVAEGDPHDIGKNLILMFLRAGGFEAIDLGRDVAAQRVVEAVKEYDPLFMTGTALMTTTMTAFPKVVEALKEAGLEVPAIGCGGGAVRKDYVETMDMTVYGVEAYHTPKLADAILTDNKNWEDLRKEYSDIVGEFVSEYAS; this comes from the coding sequence ATGAGTTATAAAGATTTGGAAGATAAAATAACACAAGATAAAATTGCTATTCGATACAATGTTGTCGCTGAAGGAGCTGCAATGAAAGCAGAAGACTATCCTGAAGTAAAAGAAATTTTACCAACAGAAGAACCATTCAGAAAAATAGCTTTAGAAATACTATACGAAGATAAGATTAACGCATTGAAAGATGTCAAAAAATCCCTTGAGGAAGGTTATTCCCCAATCGAACTAATCAATAATGCATTAATGAAAGGAATCGATGCAGTGAGCACATTATATACAAAAGGAGTTTATTTCTTGCCTGATTTGATGCTTGCTGGAGATGCAATGATGGAAAGTGTTAAGGAATGTGAAAAGGTTCTTGGTCGCAAAAGTGATACAAAAGGAACTGTAGTATGTTTTGTAGCTGAAGGAGATCCCCACGACATAGGTAAAAACTTAATTTTAATGTTTTTAAGAGCAGGAGGATTTGAAGCTATTGATTTAGGACGTGATGTTGCAGCACAAAGAGTTGTTGAAGCAGTTAAAGAATATGACCCATTATTCATGACCGGTACGGCACTCATGACCACAACAATGACCGCATTCCCTAAAGTTGTCGAAGCGCTTAAGGAAGCAGGTCTTGAAGTTCCGGCTATCGGATGTGGTGGTGGAGCAGTCAGAAAAGATTACGTTGAAACAATGGACATGACAGTTTATGGTGTAGAAGCATACCACACACCAAAATTAGCTGACGCTATACTAACTGACAATAAGAATTGGGAAGATTTAAGAAAAGAATATAGTGATATTGTCGGAGAGTTCGTATCAGAATATGCAAGCTAA
- the mtaB gene encoding methanol--corrinoid protein co-methyltransferase MtaB, with translation MKRFTKMEYESPDDMVFGFAKHPVKTKYDMEIGAGYVNPIIKVAPKEGSENSMESMVAECRNITISACQRALNIGLPSFIIEQEHIAQQTANPEWAGACTQAQVEVLEKFHDEYGIKVALKATPADIRDEEKGSNYRTSEQYQNVMESIEQCCENGASIICIETTGGKSVSDYGISRGDPRAILFGIGVLGSIDMEFMWEEIVKICNKHKVIPGGDTNCSQSNTAMFLAGGLLDKDCSHTLAAIARGIGGANSLVAVECGAKGPLKDCGYENPIVKSISGVPIATEGKNAVCAHSDLMGNLIAGICDCWSNESVYHREEMGGTTPEVWLQATGFEAALMNTAIQTGEDKTLRDLYTLTDKYRDPQALILAYDNAYRIGEAIVEYGDDPYQRSIAAALEVGKIITEAVEAKKIQLTRFEQDSLNSAIRTFNKLPDDSSKFIKRSVRRYDRKVEDFDPKNYEL, from the coding sequence ATGAAACGATTTACAAAAATGGAATATGAAAGTCCAGACGACATGGTTTTTGGATTTGCAAAACATCCTGTAAAAACAAAATATGATATGGAAATTGGAGCAGGATATGTAAACCCGATAATAAAAGTAGCCCCTAAAGAAGGCAGTGAAAATTCCATGGAAAGTATGGTTGCAGAATGCAGAAACATAACAATAAGCGCATGCCAAAGAGCTTTAAATATTGGTCTTCCATCATTTATCATTGAACAGGAACACATTGCTCAACAAACCGCAAACCCGGAATGGGCTGGTGCATGTACCCAGGCACAAGTGGAAGTTCTAGAAAAGTTCCATGATGAATATGGAATTAAGGTAGCCCTTAAAGCAACCCCTGCAGACATAAGGGATGAAGAAAAAGGCTCAAACTATAGAACTTCAGAACAATACCAAAATGTGATGGAATCCATCGAACAATGCTGTGAAAATGGTGCATCAATAATATGTATTGAAACTACCGGAGGAAAATCTGTTTCAGATTACGGTATTTCAAGAGGAGATCCAAGAGCAATACTATTTGGTATTGGTGTTTTAGGAAGCATAGATATGGAATTCATGTGGGAAGAGATTGTAAAAATCTGTAACAAGCACAAAGTAATTCCTGGAGGAGACACCAACTGTTCACAATCCAATACTGCAATGTTTTTAGCTGGAGGATTGCTTGACAAAGATTGTTCACATACCTTAGCGGCAATTGCAAGAGGAATTGGTGGAGCAAACAGTTTAGTTGCTGTTGAATGTGGTGCAAAAGGACCTTTAAAAGATTGCGGATATGAAAATCCAATAGTCAAATCCATCAGTGGAGTCCCAATTGCAACAGAAGGTAAAAATGCAGTTTGTGCACACTCCGACCTGATGGGTAACCTGATTGCAGGAATCTGTGATTGCTGGAGTAATGAATCCGTTTACCACAGAGAAGAAATGGGCGGAACAACTCCAGAAGTATGGCTTCAGGCAACTGGATTTGAAGCTGCATTAATGAATACAGCAATCCAAACTGGTGAAGATAAAACTTTAAGAGATTTATACACTCTAACTGACAAATACAGAGACCCGCAGGCATTAATATTGGCATATGACAATGCATATAGAATAGGTGAAGCGATAGTAGAATACGGAGACGATCCATATCAAAGAAGCATTGCAGCTGCATTGGAAGTTGGAAAAATCATTACTGAAGCAGTTGAAGCTAAAAAGATACAGTTAACAAGATTTGAACAAGACAGCTTAAATAGCGCAATTAGAACATTTAATAAATTGCCAGATGACTCATCTAAATTTATTAAACGTAGCGTAAGAAGATACGATCGTAAAGTTGAAGATTTCGACCCTAAAAATTATGAATTATAA
- the mtrH gene encoding tetrahydromethanopterin S-methyltransferase subunit H, which translates to MFKFDKEQEVFDFAGVKMGGQPGEYPTVLAGTIFYGGHNILNDELTGDFDKDRAEQLVNDMASISDVTGNPYIVQVFGQTVEALPKYIEYIGEICDAPFLIDSTSGDARVAGAQYADETGLTERAIYNSINMAADKSELDALAETDISASIILGFNPMNATVEGKMAMWEDGDDGAYEKGLLEVAAECGIDRFMMDTAVTPLGQGAGIAARTSFAEKAKWGYPVGSGIHNVPSAWDWLREYKKAGNKTAFTVCDIGANIVQVMCAGDFVLFGPIENASIAFPAVAQTDMFISEAAKPLGTEPVDYHPMNKLV; encoded by the coding sequence ATGTTTAAATTTGATAAAGAACAAGAAGTTTTTGACTTCGCAGGAGTCAAAATGGGTGGTCAGCCTGGAGAATATCCTACTGTGTTAGCAGGAACAATATTCTATGGTGGACACAACATTCTTAACGATGAATTAACAGGAGATTTCGATAAAGATAGAGCAGAACAATTAGTAAATGATATGGCATCCATTTCCGACGTAACCGGTAATCCATACATTGTACAAGTTTTCGGACAAACAGTGGAAGCACTTCCAAAATATATTGAATATATTGGAGAGATTTGTGATGCTCCCTTCCTTATAGATTCAACATCCGGTGATGCAAGAGTTGCTGGTGCACAGTACGCTGATGAAACCGGATTAACAGAAAGAGCAATATATAATTCAATCAACATGGCTGCAGACAAATCCGAGTTAGATGCACTTGCTGAAACAGACATTTCTGCTTCAATTATTTTAGGATTCAACCCAATGAATGCTACCGTTGAAGGTAAAATGGCAATGTGGGAAGATGGAGATGATGGTGCATACGAAAAAGGTTTACTTGAAGTAGCTGCAGAATGTGGAATTGACAGATTCATGATGGATACAGCAGTTACACCTTTAGGTCAGGGAGCAGGTATCGCTGCGAGAACTTCATTTGCTGAAAAAGCGAAATGGGGATATCCAGTGGGATCAGGAATTCACAACGTACCATCCGCATGGGACTGGTTAAGAGAATACAAAAAAGCAGGAAACAAAACTGCATTTACTGTTTGTGATATTGGTGCAAATATCGTGCAAGTAATGTGTGCAGGAGACTTTGTTCTTTTCGGACCAATCGAAAATGCAAGCATAGCATTTCCAGCAGTAGCTCAAACAGACATGTTCATATCCGAAGCTGCAAAACCTTTAGGAACCGAACCTGTTGATTATCACCCTATGAACAAATTAGTATAA
- a CDS encoding tyrosine--tRNA ligase: MNIEEKIQLIENGTLEVIDTEELKEVLKKEQPIAYTGYEPSGKIHLGHAVTVQKLKQLQKFGFKIKILLADYHAFLNGKGTVEEIAETAEYNKKCFQALGLDETTEYVLGSSFQLEGDYTDKVYQLATMTTLKRARRSMDQVSRADDNPKVASVIYPIMQTVDMAALEVDVALGGMEQRKIQMLARENLEKIGENVPVCIHTPLLHGLDGDAKMSSSKGNYIAVDDSVEEITKKIKKSFCPQGEIEGNPMIEIAETFVFPNQEKLLIKRPEKFGGDIELSHDELIKDFSEGNLHPMDLKNGIKDFLIEFFAPVREYMEEN; encoded by the coding sequence ATGAATATTGAAGAAAAAATTCAGTTAATCGAAAATGGAACCTTGGAAGTTATAGACACAGAAGAATTGAAAGAAGTTCTAAAAAAAGAACAGCCTATAGCTTATACAGGTTATGAACCTTCAGGAAAAATCCATTTAGGACATGCGGTAACTGTACAAAAGCTAAAACAATTACAAAAATTTGGTTTTAAAATTAAAATCCTTCTTGCGGATTATCATGCATTTTTAAATGGAAAAGGAACTGTTGAAGAAATTGCAGAAACTGCTGAATACAACAAAAAATGTTTCCAGGCATTAGGGCTTGATGAAACAACAGAATATGTTTTAGGTTCATCTTTCCAACTTGAAGGGGATTATACTGATAAAGTTTATCAATTAGCTACAATGACTACTTTGAAAAGAGCTAGAAGAAGTATGGATCAAGTAAGTCGTGCAGATGACAATCCAAAAGTAGCCAGTGTTATTTATCCAATCATGCAAACCGTAGATATGGCTGCATTAGAAGTTGATGTTGCCCTCGGAGGTATGGAACAGAGAAAAATCCAAATGTTGGCACGTGAAAATCTAGAAAAGATAGGTGAAAACGTACCAGTCTGTATCCACACACCATTATTGCATGGTCTTGACGGTGATGCCAAAATGTCTTCAAGTAAAGGAAACTACATTGCGGTGGATGACAGTGTTGAAGAAATCACTAAAAAAATCAAGAAAAGTTTCTGTCCTCAAGGAGAAATTGAAGGAAATCCAATGATTGAAATAGCAGAAACATTTGTGTTCCCTAATCAAGAGAAATTACTTATTAAAAGACCTGAAAAATTCGGTGGAGACATTGAATTAAGCCACGACGAATTAATCAAGGACTTTAGTGAAGGCAATTTACATCCAATGGATTTAAAAAATGGAATTAAAGATTTCTTAATTGAATTCTTTGCTCCGGTAAGAGAATACATGGAGGAGAACTAA